The DNA region AAGGAGACGACACGGAAACATCCTATCGCCCGTTTTCCCCTACTGAGGCCACCTAGAGTACACACTTTTCGGCGGGTATTCCACCGTGTGCTCCGGAGAAAAGTCGGCAAGAGAATCCCGGCGCCTTATCTCTGGCGGTTGTCAACGTGGGATGTATTCCTGTGACCCTCTTCCCCGAAGTACGCCAACGATCGACGGCTATGTCTGGTTGCTTCGGCAAGAAAACAGAGGCCATGCCAAGCAGCCGACGTTTCGACTCTCCCTGTTGCTTGTCATTGGCTCGGAACTGAATCAGGCAACTGACAATGAGTGAATGCGAGAGAGCGATTTACCAACAAAGCACCGCAGCAGCGTCAGGTGAACCCACTTACGTCGGCTTGACATCGCTGTTTTCGTTCAACCAGATTCCCGCGGCAAACCCCATCACCAGCCCGCCGAGATGGCCAATTCCGTCTGCTCAAACAAGGCAAAAACGACAGAGATGTCCactgcgtcttttccccttccgAGAGGGGAGGCTAGATTCCCGTCAGACTCCTCCAGTCTTGCTTTGCTTGAGgcctgcgcctgcctcgtcgtcgGGAGGCCGCGACCTGCCGTGAGTTGTAGACCAGTTCCTCTCAAGTGAAAGACATTTCCTCCGCTCTACGGGGCGGTAGACAGAAGGGTGGTGCCAGCCCTCTCTCGACGAGAAAGCAAACGTGTGGGCTGTCGACGTCGCCTctgggaaaagagagccTTGGCTCGTCATCAGGACGACAGCGGGGAGCAAAGGTAACCCAAACAATCCCGCTCCACGTACCCGTGTGGCCTCCaaaggaggagacgaagacgaagaacaggCAGATGCTGAGGGAATTCGCAAAAAGATCGGAAATTCCACTCATTCCACATTtagaacgcatgcacagggaATTCGCGAAAGCATTGGAAACTCCACGGAAAACCCTTTCGTTCACATTGAGCGCTTCGTTCCGGTTTCGTGATCCACGACTAGAGTCTCTGGGCTCTTGCCTGCGCTGGCTGAAGGTCATCCCTCACAAAGGATCAGTCAGAGGGGCAAATAACAGCCGCGAAACTCTCTTCCAACGCCACACAGCCCGCGGTCAGTAGGACAGGCCTGATCATGCGGATACGAGTCAGATAGTGCACGTTCAACGGCACgggcaaaagagacaggagcgctGTCCAAAAGTATGCCTCGAAAAATGGGACTCCTCAAAACTCTGTGAAGCCTCTACAAAAGTGGGGTCTCTCGCTGCAGATGCGGCGTGTGTCCGTGAACGCCAGGCCAAGTGTTTCCGCTGTGTCCAGGTATCTGGGCGTGGCAGTTCTCACAGGATCCTCAgcacaaaagagaagagaggggacaaCTGGAGTACGACTCGGCACATCATGTGGGGCACAGGAGGCCTTACCAAACGCTAAGGATGGCGCTGTTCCGATCTTGGAGTGCATGCCAGATAAGCGCGAGCTCGGCGAGCTGTacagagacgcacacacactTACAAACTCAGGCTTGGAGACAGGTGCCGCGCGGAACCGAAAAAGGTACTCTACGAGTCCTGCATTCGACCAGTCTACCTCACTTAGCTCTCTTCCAGTGCACCCCTAACCGGTTCACTTCTGTACACCTGAATGTTCAGAGTTGTTTAGTTCTACCTGTCGCCCGcccttccgctctttctACATCTCCTACCACTGAACCCCCTTGCCAGGAGCAAACACAGTGCACCGAGCGCCTTCGTCTGAGAGCATGCATACGCCGTGCTCAGAGCCAACACTCTGCATGTGCCTCACCCCCACAGCAGACGAAAAGGTCATGGAGACTCGTGTGCTTCGGAAATCAGAGTTCACACCATCTTTTGTACACCTCAAGCGCACAGGAGACAACCGGACCACAGACCCTCATCCTCATACTCAGTTACCAGTCTTGTCTGTCAGTCTAGAGGAGCTACAGGCAACGTGTAGGCACCTGGACCAAGGCCACGGCTCCAACTCAACAGACGCTTCGGGCTCCGGTCACTCGCCCAGTGCACCACAGAAACTGACCGTGCGTTGCTCACCTGTACGCCAATGAGGGCAAAGACGGCGGTCGATGCTCCTGCTTTCATCTGCGTAAAAAGGCCACGACAGCACAACGTGAATGGTTCTCCAACGCTGCATCAACTGCTGAGTTACCCCCCTCGTGAAGAACctgccgcgcgtctcgaTCCATGTGCTTTTTAAACAAGTCGCCCCGAATTTCTGCGTGCATTGTTgctgtttcccctcttctaACACAGTCGGAACTAGTGGTCTTCCCTGTTCCTGACAGGTGCGTCCGATTACGCGGACCCAGAGTCACCTGTCGGCGTCAGCAGCATGGCAATATATACGCACACGTGCACATTCTCGCATCACCCGTTCAGCACGAGGCACGTAGATATATAGCTATACAGATATACCTGTGCATTCAGCGGTGGGGTGCTTTCGTGCACAGTATCAACGGCATCGAAACATAAGAATGCACATGGAACGTAAACTGCCAGGAGGATACTCTCTGTCTCAAACGGCTGATCCGTGGTGAGTGCGTTAAGCCTGCGCGTGAACATTGCAGTTCTGTTGAATATATTTACTCGATTTTTAATGGTAGATAAGGATCCCGCGGCAGTTCTCAGTGCCTCCCGGAGAGACTGGTTACCACTACGGTACCGGGAACTCCAGGCTACTCCGCGAGTGGCTCGTCGGACGTACGAAATGCGACCAGTTCAAATCGAGTAATCGACTGCTGCATTGGACCATCTAACGCGACGGCTTTTTGGTACCAGCACTGCGTGcccgtatatatatatatatatatatatatttatttatttattgACATGCACTTAagtgtatacatatacctGCATTTCTGTAtgcgtatatgcatatatctgaACGAAGCGCTCAAGTTCATCCAAGGCCTAGAGTTCAAGCCTTTGAGGTCCTTCGCAACTGCGCCAATTTGAAACTTGCGTACCTGGCCGCAAAACAGGACCGCTGCGGAGATCATGTTGGCGAGAATTCCGACTCCAAAGTAAGTCGCAAGCAATTTCTTCGATCCATACCTGCGTAATTGGAGAGTCGAGAATAAAGGAGAGATTGCGCTGACCAGCTGAGTCCGCCGCCCGCGGGAACCACGCTTGCAAAAAGTACAGCGCCCGAAAATCGACTCCATGCGGCACTCGAAACGGTGGGACCCATTCTTCCCCGACGGAAGGCCAACGCATTTTGCCTGCGGGAGAAACCGCGCGAGTTTTTTCCCACGCTTTTCCTCATTCCGATAAAACAGATTTCCTAGACGTGTCGGCCGGTACGCagcacgtgtgtgtgtgtgtttgagTGAAAGgaaatgcatgcgccttACTTTTCCTCCATCGTCAGCCCGACCCGGCTTTGCACCCAGAGATTCATCTGCAGGTTTTCCACACAGACGCACGTCGACACTTGGAAGCTGAGACTACGCGCAAAAACTATACGGCTGAGGAACGGCGGACAGCCTTTCCCCGCGTCTCTGACTGGGGGATGAGGCCTGCCCAGCCTTTCAGTCTGAATCGTCAGTTCGGCAGGGGAAGAACCGCCATGCAGGAGCAAACGCCGTCGAAACCCTGTCCTCAAGAGCGCCGACCAGCGAATCCCGCACTCAACGCTGAGTATCAATAGGCTTTTCGTGAACGCCAGACATCTTAAAGAAAACCGTATATGGCAAGCGCGCACCCAAAGTAGATAAAGTGTGGAAGCAGGTTTCGTCCGACACGGGAAAAGTTTGCAGCCAACTGTGTGGTCTGGTGATGTCTTACCAAGATGTGAAAGAGGTTCagatgaagaaagagaggacaaatGAGCCTCCACACCTGGCCAATGCGAATGAGCTCGGGAATGTTCGCGCCAAACATCGCCAGCGTTTGTCTGAATGACACAGTTCACACCAGTAAGACGGCGCATGATGACGCGTAAGTTGTTCAGTCTTCCACGGGGAATCACGCGGACAACATCCAAACCGACAGAGGCGTTCAGTGCTTCGTATTTGGGTTTCCCTAGCTTCGACAGAAGACGTGCAAGCGCCTTCGAGCTATAAAAGATCCACTGTTTGTGCACGACCTGTAGCTACGGCGAAGCGCCTATTCATCTGGTCGTA from Neospora caninum Liverpool complete genome, chromosome VIIb includes:
- a CDS encoding Rhomboid family protein, related, which gives rise to MANIRTLSDYASAPARDSSAHEAGGRQGGSSLPLFFSSGTESGENVNWIQWLCPGIHLKSPIVIISLVQVAVYIASLALGLAPNEVLAPTPQTLAMFGANIPELIRIGQVWRLICPLFLHLNLFHILMNLWVQSRVGLTMEEKYGSKKLLATYFGVGILANMISAAVLFCGQMKAGASTAVFALIGVQLAELALIWHALQDRNSAILSVCICLFFVFVSSFGGHTDGIGHLGGLVMGFAAGIWLNENSDVKPTWYDRGLVTSKVALAIAPIVSSIFIFLVPRC